Genomic DNA from Hyperolius riggenbachi isolate aHypRig1 chromosome 10, aHypRig1.pri, whole genome shotgun sequence:
CTGTTGGAGATATGGACTTTTGGCCTAGTGGGAATCGAGcccaaagcctcatacacacataccaATATCTCAgaccacattgggctctattctcaaagactttccgcatgcggtaaagtacatgcgggaagtttgcacccaaaataccggcaagttgggattctcaaaatgttccgcatgttttttccgcatgcggaaaaagtgtgataaaagtgcgggattcatgcggtaaaatttccgcaaaagtcggtattttccgcaataaaagatcaattctcaaagatgttcaggcgcatcatttcttcgttaattaccgtatttttatcacctacaagtagtaggtgatatattccgcatcccattgactttaatgaagtgtggaggcttaaaggataccacaactgacatgtggcataatgagatagacatgggtatgtacagtgcctagcacacaaataactatgctgtgttcctttttttctttctctgcctgaaagaggtaaatatcaggtatgtaagtggctgactcagtcctgactcagacaggaagtgactacagtgtgaccttcactgataagaaattccaactataaaacactttcctagaagaaaatggcttctgagagcaagaaagagataaaaagggggaaattcttatcagtgagggtcacactgtagtcacttcctgtctgagtcaggactgggtcagccacttacatacccgatatttacctctttcgggcagagaaagaaaaaaaggaacacagcatagttatttgtgtgctaggcactgtacatacccatgtctatctcattatgccacatgtcagttgtggtatcctttaagggctgtgcttggtggactttaacttttttttttttaaacactttttcatgcgacctttttaccgcatgattcccgcatgaataatgcctgtttccgcatcttttttcccgcatgcggaaaacatgcggaaaacatgcggaaaatattagtgaatgtggaaaaaatgcggagtttaccgctggcgggaatatagcggtaacattttgcggaaaatttggctctttgagaatagagcccattgcagGGCCAAGGTTGTGTAGAtgcgtcactagcctgcagtctAGCGCTGTGCTCCGTCGCTTACGGAGCAGTGCAGGAGAGACTTCCTACATTGGGTGGGGTAAAGGCTCTCGGCCATCGTTCAGCCAAAGTGATCCTGCAGGCTAATCGCTGGTCGAGGGGTACACAGGCTAAAACCACTACATAGGCGAACATTCTTGCCCACCTCGGgtgtgtttaaagggatactgtaggggggtcgggggaaaatgagttaaagttacccagggcttctaatggtcccccacagacatcctgtgcccgcgcagccactccccaatgcttcggccccgcctctggttcacttctggaatttcagactttaaagtctgaaaaccactgcgcctgcgttgccgtgtcctcactgctgctgatgtcaccagaagcgtactgtgcaggcccagtatggtctgtgcctgcgccgttcgctcctggtgacatcagggggagcgaggacacggcaacgcaagcgcagtggttttcagactttaaagtctgaaattccagaagtgaaccagaggcggggccggagcatcggtgagtagctgcgcgggcacaggatgcctgcgggggaccattagaagccccaggtaagttcaactcattttcccccgacccctctacagtatccctttaagctagaGTGTGAAcgaaggctagtttcacactggtgCGCTGCATTGCAGTACAACCAAAAATATTTGCAGTGGTGTAAGGCATGCAAAGAGTCAATGCGCACCTTCATTGACTAACACTGTGCACTTCCTGCAACGTTGTGGCGCTAGTACAAATAAGGTGACCCAGTGGTAAACCTAATTATGAAATTCTGCTAATGTAATTGGTTGCTGTTTCAACAGTTCTAGTAATAAGACACCTGCAGTGTGCCAAGGAATTGGTAAGGCGGTGAGTTGGTTGCCTGATGCTGTACTAGTAACCTATTGACAGTAGTAGCTGATTGGATACTAGGTAGGGAAGGAATATTGATGTTGGttcactttaggggacccagcaggaaaccttatagggaaattcagctaaaGTGATTGGCTGGACAGCACCCTCTGAAACTGCCAGgtttgcacctgcctaattctgtttaaacaattattgtgtactttctgtaaatccaataaactccatttcacttctcaaatatcactgtctgtgtctcctatcctatataataaaatccaagtgtctctgcgtccgtgtGTGTCCCTGCTCATAACGAACTGCGCAGAGACGCTGAGGGGGAGTGACGTGTGGCTTCAAGGGGCGGACGGGGGCCAACAGGCTGGTGTATGCGCACACAACGGGTGcacgtacagggagtgcagaattattaggcaaattagtattttgaccacatcatcttgtttatgcatgttgtcgtactccaagctgtataggctcgaaagcctactaccaattaagcatattaggtgatgtgcatctctgtaatgagaaggggtgtggtctaatgacatcaacaccctatatcaggtgtgcataattattaggcaacttcctttcctttggcaaaatgggtcaaaagaaggacttgacaggctcagaaaagtcaaaaatagtgagatatgcaaagggatgcagcactcttaaaattgcaaagcttctggagcgtgatcattgaacaatcaagcgtttcattcaaaatagtcaacagggtcgcaagaagcgtgtggaaaaaccaaggcgcaaaattactgcccatgaactgagaaaagtcaagcgtgcagctgccaagatgccacttgccaccagtttggccatatttcagagctgcagcttcactggagtgcccaaaagcacaaggtgtgcaatactcagagacatggccaaggtaagaaaggctgaaagacgaccaccactgaacaagacacacaagctgaaacgtcaagactgggccaagaaatatctcaagactgatttttctaaggttttatggactgatgaaatgagagtgagtcttgatgggccagatggatgggcccgtggctggattggtaaagggcagagagctccagtccaactcagacgccagcaaggtggaggtggagtactggtttgggctggtatcatcaaagatgagcttgtagggccttttcgggttgaggatggagtcaagctcaactcccagtcctactgccagtttctggaagacaccttcttcaagcagtggtacaggaagaagtctgcatccttcaagaaaaacatgactttcatgcaggacaatgctccatcacacgcgtccaagtactccacagcgtggctggcaagaaacggtataaaagaagaaaaactaatgacatggcctccttgttcaccagatctgaaccccattgagaacctgtggtccatcataaaatgtgagatttacaaggagggaaaacagtacacctctctgaacagtgtctggcaggctgtggttgctgctgcacgcaatgttgatggtgaacagatcaaaacactgacagaatccatggatggcaggctcttgagtgtccttgcaaagaaaggtggctatattggtcactgatttgtttttgttttgtttttgaatgtcagagatgtatatttgtgaatgttgagatgttatattggtttcactggtaaaaataaataattgaaatgggtatatatttgttttttgttaagttgcctaataattatgcacagtaatagtcacctgcacacacagatatccccctaaaatagctaaaactaaaaacaaactaaaaactactttcaaaaatattcagctttgatattaatgagttttttgggttcattgagaacatggttgttgttcaataataaaattattcctcaaaaatacaacttgcctaataattttgCACTCCCTGTACAGTGACTTGCGGTGacggacctagagcccgttttttaaacgggcttaggtcagctagtatgatatatttaacttgtAACGACCatcgatttatacagaaaaatgatGATTaacaaaggttgcccaaacgttcgcatcccactgtatatataaggatatacagtacatgcagACACAGGcctatagagcaggggtagggaaccttggctctccagctgtgataaaactacaaatcccagcatgcatttgcattTATTAATCATGAGTGTGgctatcagactcctgcaatgcattgtgggacttgtagttccttaacagctgatgAGCCaacgttccctacccctgctatagAGTGTAATCTGTGGTTCACCTTTCCTGTGCTGATTTTCTGCTTACTTGAGCGTCTTGTCTCTTTCTTTCCCTGCAGGGCCTCTCGCTGACGCTGTCCACCAATACTGTAGGCCCGCTGCTGATGGCAAAGCATTTCTCACCGCTGCTCCTGAAAGGAAATGGGGTGTTTGGAGCACAGTTGCCAAACAAGCACAGTGCCATTTTAATAAATATGAGTGCTAAAGTGGGTTCCATATCTGACAATGGTAAGAATTACTACTGTTTTATAAGCCCTTTCGTTAGTGGAATTGTTATATCCTATGTTGTAACTGTGAGACTTGATAGAAACACTGCACTGTTCAGCCCTCCCCACTGTATTGGGGTTAGCCCAATTGCCCCTGGATGCtgggtgtgtgtatgagtgtaggTGGGTACCCCATGTTAGTGTTTTCTCTGTTCTATCTTATTTTCACCTCAACTATAAAATATTTTCAGCACGTCCTAAACAAAATACGTTGACTTTAAAGTGGTATCAAACTCCGTATTTCCTCTTTGTTTTAAAAGATTATTTATAGCATAAAATCTATtaccacaaataaaaaaaaattgtaacagaacagcattcaggcccagtgcacaccaaaaacctctagcagatctgcaaaccactagaggtttttgaagcagatttcagagctattctaggcatgtttagagaggttttctaaacatgcctggcgttttttgaagcgtttttgtgcagcagattacaaatattgttacagtaaagcttttactgaacagctaatgtaacaaaaacgcctggaaaaccgctctgatctagcgttttagagcagtttgagcttttcctatactttacattgaggtagaaacgcttctgcaaaccgcaaaagtgctgctaaaaacctcaaacctcttttttgcaccatcccattgaaatacattagccaagcgttttcacaggcggaagcggtttgcggaacGCTTCAAGAACTCGGTTTGCACCAGGCCTCAAAcagagcactttgttcttcagtggtaagctccttgcttcagaggaaagcttctggccgcatccgaagatacaacattatcttttgtttacattcctttgtgaaATACATttggtaaacattagcaaactgacaaaactgagctgtactgagcagagaagcagaaagagctgagaaggttTCACTAGATCccacttttaaagggactccgagctctgagtaaaaataaaatttgaacttacccggggctttctccatcccagccctggtcgggacgtcccacgccgacctcctggctcttctcccggcggctgtccgcatagcgcgtacaggccggtcccccgggcgacactggcgagtgtcggggcttctccttccctatacgtcacgaatgacgtcacacgccggccgccgcgcgtcatgacggcgcatgcgccgtgctgtcacgccggccgccgtcatgacgcgaggcggccggcgtgtgacgtcattcgtgacgtatagggaaggagaagccccgacactcgccagtgtcacccgggggcccggcctgtacgcgctatgcggacagccgccgggagaagagccaggaggccggcgtgggacgtcccgaccagggctgggatggagaaagccccgggtaagttcaaattttatttttactcagagctcggagtccctttaatatataaatacagcagccatgcaataaaatgcaatggtagctatcagagcagataaactgtaccttGGGAACTTGCAATTTGTaagaagcaaatatgataactttaTGGGTaaaaaaatggaggaaaactgattttattgaatgttatgtcagcatTTTATCCCACTATAATAAGCTAACTTCCCTAATTTCACTTTTGTCATTGTAGGCTTTATTTCTGTTGCCCAGGTGACTGTAAAGCATATGTTTTCCCTCTGTCTTCTTTTAGGCCTAGGTGGATGGTACAGTTACAGGATGTCTAAAGCTGCACTCAATATGGCCACCAAGAACCTCTCGGTTGAGCTGGCGAGAGGAAAGAAGAAGGTGATCTGTGTTTCCATGCACCCGGGCACCGTGGACACTGACTTGTCAAGACCGTACCACAAGAACGTCCCTACAGAGAAGCTCTTTTCTTCACAGCTGTCTGTGAACTACCTCATGAAAATTATTGATGGACTCAGCATAGATCAGACTGGAAAATTCTATTCCTGGAATGGCTGTGAAATTCCCTGGTAAAATATTTCTATGCGCACCTTCTCATATTTAATTCTTACAGCATTTTTCAATACTTGTATGtcatttattaaagggaacccaaggtgctgatcctctgcctataatacttttagccatagacccagagggctcgttcacacttaaaaagcagaaaactaagtgctagcattttgcgcgggtgattttactgcaattagcgTGGAACTGTACACTTCCGCGATTCAAAGTGATCACGATCAGCTCTTTATTAAGCACTGCACCGCGATCGCTCCTGAATCgtggcaaaaatgctgcaggtagcgCATTTTGCGATTGGCGCTGCCtgcagatcactgccataggttagaaACGCACTGGCGCTTTAAAAAGCAGTAGCCATTTGGCGATTAGTAGTAATCGCCCTAGTGTCAATGGGCCCTTAACAA
This window encodes:
- the LOC137536566 gene encoding C-signal-like; translation: MSGGIALVQGASRGIGLQFCKALLQPGNKVIATCRHPQSAAELQELKRQHPDRLTIMKLDVTSTRDIQQCAQEVEQSFNRLDLLINSSAMLHPSGKGETSLRDVSAEGLSLTLSTNTVGPLLMAKHFSPLLLKGNGVFGAQLPNKHSAILINMSAKVGSISDNGLGGWYSYRMSKAALNMATKNLSVELARGKKKVICVSMHPGTVDTDLSRPYHKNVPTEKLFSSQLSVNYLMKIIDGLSIDQTGKFYSWNGCEIPW